The genomic segment ATACCGCGGCGTCGTCTGCGAGAAATGCGGCGTCGAGGTCACGCTCCAGAAGGTCCGGCGCGAGCGCATGGGCCATATCGAGCTGGCCGCGCCCTGCGCCCATATCTGGTTCCTGAAATCGCTGCCCTCGCGCATCGGCCTCATGCTCGACATGACCCTGCGTGACCTGGAACGCGTGCTCTACTTCGAGAACTACGTCGTGATCGAACCGGGCCTGACCGACCTGACCTACGGCCAGATGCTCACCGAAGAAGAGTTCATGGACGCCCAGGACGCCTACGGCATGGATGCCTTCACCGCCAATATCGGCGCCGAGGCCATCCGCGAGATGCTGCAGAACATCGACCTCGAAGGAGAGGCCGAGCAGCTGCGCGCCGATCTGGCCGAGGCCACCGGTGAACTCAAGCCCAAGAAGATCATCAAGCGCCTCAAGGTCGTCGAGTCGTTCATCGAATCCGGCAACCGCCCGGAATGGATGGTCATGACCGTGATCCCGGTCATTCCGCCGGAACTGCGCCCGCTGGTCCCGCTGGATGGCGGCCGTTTCGCGACCTCCGACCTCAACGACCTCTACCGCCGCGTGATCAACCGGAACAACCGCCTCAAGCGGCTGATCGAACTGCGCGCGCCCGACATCATCGTCCGCAACGAAAAGCGGATGCTGCAGGAATCGGTCGACGCGCTCTTCGACAACGGCCGCCGCGGCCGGGTCATCACCGGTGCCAACAAGCGCCCGCTCAAGTCGCTCTCCGACATGCTCAAGGGCAAGCAGGGCCGCTTCCGCCAGAACCTTCTGGGTAAACGGGTCGACTTCTCGGGCCGTTCGGTCATCGTGACCGGCCCGGAACTCAAGCTGCACCAGTGCGGCCTGCCCAAGAAGATGGCGCTCGAACTCTTCAAGCCGTTCATCTACTCGCGGCTCGAAGCCAAGGGCATGTCCTCGACCGTGAAGCAGGCCAAGAAACTGGTCGAGAAAGAGCGCCCCGAGGTCTGGGATATCCTCGACGAGGTGATCCGTGAGCACCCGGTTCTCCTGAACCGCGCGCCCACGCTTCACCGTCTCGGCATCCAGGCGTTCGAACCGGTCCTCATCGAAGGCAAGGCCATCCAGCTTCACCCGCTCGTCTGCTCGGCCTTCAACGCCGACTTCGACGGTGACCAGATGGCCGTGCACGTCCCCCTCTCGCTGGAAGCCCAGCTCGAGGCGCGCGTGCTGATGATGTCGACGAACAACGTTCTGTCGCCCGCCAACGGCGCACCGATCATCGTTCCCTCGCAGGACATGGTTCTCGGCCTCTACTACACCTCGATCATGCGGGCCGGCATGAAGGGCGAAGGCATGGTCTTCTCCTCGATCGACGAAGTGCAGCACGCGCTCGACTCGGGCGAGGTGCACCTGCACGCCAAGATCACCGCGCGCATTCCCCAGATCGACGAGGAAGGCAACGAGGTGATGCAGCGGTTCGAAACCACGCCGGGCCGTGTCCGCATCGGCGCGCTCCTGCCGCTCAACGCCAAAGCGCCCTTCGAACTCGCCAACCGCCTCCTTCGCAAGAAAGAGGTGCAGCAGGTCATCGACACCGTCTACCGCTACTGCGGCCAGAAGGAGAGCGTGATCTTCTGTGACCAGATCATGAGCATGGGCTTCAAGGAAGCCTTCCGCGCCGGCATTTCCTTCGGCAAGGACGACATGGTCATCCCCGATCAGAAGTGGACCATCGTCGAGGAAACCCGCGAACAGGTGAAGGGCTTCGAACAACAGTACATGGACGGCCTGATCACCCAGGGCGAAAAGTACAACAAGGTTGTCGACGCATGGTCGAAGTGTAACGACCAGGTGACCGACGCGATGATGGGCACCATCTCCGCCGAGATCACCGACGAAAGCGGCGCCGTGCAGGAACCCAACAGCGTCTACATGATGGCGCACTCGGGTGCCCGGGGCTCGGTCACCCAGATGAAACAGCTGGGCGGGATGCGCGGCCTGATGGCGAAGCCGAACGGCGACATCATCGAGACGCCGATCATCTCGAACTTCAAGGAAGGTCTGACCGTGCTGGAGTACTTCAACTCCACCCACGGCGCCCGGAAGGGTCTGTCGGACACCGCCCTGAAGACGGCCAACTCGGGTTACCTCACCCGCCGTCTCGTCGACGTCGCGCAGGACTGCATCGTGCGTCAGCACGATTGCGGCACCGAGCGTGCGATCACCGCCGAGGCCGCCGTGAACGACGGTGAAGTGGTGGCGTCGCTGGCCGAGCGCGTGCTGGGCCGTGTCGCGGCCGAGGATATCCTCAACCCCGCGACCAACGAGGTCGTCGTGGCCCATGGTCAGCTGATCGATGAACGCCTCTCCGACGCGATCGACCAGGCAGCCGTGCAAACCGCGCGGATCCGCAGCCCGCTGACTTGTGAGGCCGACGATGGCGTCTGTGCCATGTGCTATGGCCGCGACCTCGCGCGCGGCACCATGGTCAACACCGGCGAGGCGGTCGGCATCATCGCCGCCCAGTCGATCGGTGAACCCGGCACCCAGCTGACGATGCGGACCTTCCACATCGGCGGCGTGGCGCAGGGTGGCCAGCAGTCGTTCCTCGAGGCCAGCCAGGCCGGCACGATCGTGTTCGAAGCCGCCCAGACGCTCGAGAACTCGGCGGGCGAAACCCTCGTCATGGGCCGCAACATGAAACTGCGGATCATGGGCGAGAACGACCAGGAGCTTGCCAGCCACAAGATCGGTTACGGCACCAAGCTCTTCGTCAAGGAAGGCGACAAGGTCCAGCGTGGCGACAAGCTGTTCGAATGGGATCCGTATACCCTGCCGATCCTGGCCGAGAAGAGCGGTATGGCCCGTTTCGTCGACCTCACCAACGGCGTCTCCGTGCGCGAGGTGACCGACGATGCCACCGGCATGACCCAGAAGATCGTGTCCGACTGGCGCGCCGCCCCCCGCGGCAACGAGCTGAAGCCGGAAATCCTGATCGCCGACGCCGATGGCGAACCGGTGCGCAACGATGCCGGTCACCCGGTCACCTACCCGATGTCGGTCGACGCCATCCTGTCGATCGAAGACGGTCAGGATGTCAGCGCCGGTGACGTGGTCGCCCGGATCCCGCGCGAAGGCGCCAAGACCAAGGACATCACCGGCGGTCTGCCGCGTGTGGCCGAACTCTTCGAGGCACGTCGCCCGAAGGATCACGCCATCATCGCGGAAATCGACGGCTACGTCCGCTATGGCCGCGACTACAAGAACAAGCGCCGGATCAGCATCGAACCGGCCGACGAGTCGCTGGAGCCGGTCGAGTACATGGTGCCCAAGGGCAAGCACATCCCCGTTCAGGAAGGGGACTACGTGCAAAAGGGCGACTACATCATGGACGGCAACCCCGCCCCCCACGACATTCTGTCGATCATGGGTGTCGAGGCTCTGGCCGATTACATGATCAACGAGGTGCAGGAGGTCTATCGTCTTCAGGGCGTGAAGATCAACGACAAGCACATCGAGGTGGTCGTCCGCCAGATGCTCCAGAAGTGGGAGATCCTCGACAGCGGGGAAACCACGCTTCTCAAGGGCGAGCATGTGGACAAGGCCGAATTCGACGCGGCCAACGAAAAGGCGATCGAACGGGGCAAACGCCCGGCTCAGGGCGAGCCGATCCTTCTGGGGATCACCAAGGCCTCGCTGCAGACCCGGTCGTTCATCTCGGCGGCATCGTTCCAGGAAACCACGCGCGTGCTGACCGAAGCCTCGGTTCAGGGCAAGCGTGACAAGCTGGTCGGCCTCAAGGAAAACGTCATCGTCGGTCGCCTCATCCCGGCGGGCACCGGTGGCGCGACCCTCAAGGTCCGCTCGATCGCCCAGGGCCGCGACAACGTGGTCATCGAGGCCCGCCGCGAGGAGGCCGAAGCGGCCGCCGCGCTGGCAGCTCCCGATGCCAACGACGTGGTCGGCGGCGACGATTTCGACAACTTCGTCGAGACGCCCGAGAGCCGCGAAGACTGAGCATTGCCCGGTTAGAAACACCAGAGGCCCCGCCAACCGGCGGGGCCTTTTTCGTTGTGGGCCAAGGGGTTGAAACCGTGACGTCCCCAACCCGTAGGGTGGGTGAAACCCACCGCCCCGACGCCTGCAAACCACCGTTCTAGGGTGGGTGAAACCCACCTCCCCATCCTCTCGAAACCCTAAAAATGTAAAGCACCCTTGACACCGCGCAACTACTCCCCCAAATGTAAAGGACACTTTACAAAAACGGGACCCTCATGAAACAGAACCTCGTCCTCCTGGTCCTCGGGCTGGCCGCCTACGCGGCCACCCTGATCTTCTCGCAAAGGATTCTCGCCACCGCCCCCCACGGCGCCACCGCCGGCATTCTCCTCTCCCTCGCCCCCATGCTGCCCGCCATCTTCATCTGTGCCGTCATCATCCGCACCATCCGTCATCTCGACGAAATGCAGCGCAAGCTGCAATTCGAGGCGCTGGCCTTCGCCTTCGCGGGCACGGCGCTCCTCACCTTCGGCTACGGTTTCCTCGAAGGGGCGGGCCTGCCGACGCTGTCGATGTTCGTGGTCTGGCCGCTGATGGCGGCGCTCTGGGTCGTCGGCACCATCATCGGCCGAATCCGATACGGATGAAGAACCGCATCCAGGATCTGCGCCGCCAGCGCGGCTGGTCGCAAGCCGACCTTGCCAGCCAGCTCGGCGTCTCCCGCCAGACGGTCAACGCCCTCGAACGCGGCCGCTACGACCCCAGCCTGCCGCTGGCCTTCACCATCGCCCGCGTGCTCGGCGAAAGCATCGAGGATATCTTCCAGCCCGATCCCGAATAGCGCGCAACGCCCGGCGCCTTAACCCGGCCCCGCGCGCGGCCCGTCGGCGAAAAACACCGACAAAATACCGACGTTATACCGACGCGATACCGACATCGGGTTTTGCCGTGTTTTCAAGGAATTAAC from the Roseovarius indicus genome contains:
- the rpoC gene encoding DNA-directed RNA polymerase subunit beta' — translated: MNQELTNNPFNPAAPAKVFDEIKVSLASPERILSWSYGEIKKPETINYRTFKPERDGLFCARIFGPIKDYECLCGKYKRMKYRGVVCEKCGVEVTLQKVRRERMGHIELAAPCAHIWFLKSLPSRIGLMLDMTLRDLERVLYFENYVVIEPGLTDLTYGQMLTEEEFMDAQDAYGMDAFTANIGAEAIREMLQNIDLEGEAEQLRADLAEATGELKPKKIIKRLKVVESFIESGNRPEWMVMTVIPVIPPELRPLVPLDGGRFATSDLNDLYRRVINRNNRLKRLIELRAPDIIVRNEKRMLQESVDALFDNGRRGRVITGANKRPLKSLSDMLKGKQGRFRQNLLGKRVDFSGRSVIVTGPELKLHQCGLPKKMALELFKPFIYSRLEAKGMSSTVKQAKKLVEKERPEVWDILDEVIREHPVLLNRAPTLHRLGIQAFEPVLIEGKAIQLHPLVCSAFNADFDGDQMAVHVPLSLEAQLEARVLMMSTNNVLSPANGAPIIVPSQDMVLGLYYTSIMRAGMKGEGMVFSSIDEVQHALDSGEVHLHAKITARIPQIDEEGNEVMQRFETTPGRVRIGALLPLNAKAPFELANRLLRKKEVQQVIDTVYRYCGQKESVIFCDQIMSMGFKEAFRAGISFGKDDMVIPDQKWTIVEETREQVKGFEQQYMDGLITQGEKYNKVVDAWSKCNDQVTDAMMGTISAEITDESGAVQEPNSVYMMAHSGARGSVTQMKQLGGMRGLMAKPNGDIIETPIISNFKEGLTVLEYFNSTHGARKGLSDTALKTANSGYLTRRLVDVAQDCIVRQHDCGTERAITAEAAVNDGEVVASLAERVLGRVAAEDILNPATNEVVVAHGQLIDERLSDAIDQAAVQTARIRSPLTCEADDGVCAMCYGRDLARGTMVNTGEAVGIIAAQSIGEPGTQLTMRTFHIGGVAQGGQQSFLEASQAGTIVFEAAQTLENSAGETLVMGRNMKLRIMGENDQELASHKIGYGTKLFVKEGDKVQRGDKLFEWDPYTLPILAEKSGMARFVDLTNGVSVREVTDDATGMTQKIVSDWRAAPRGNELKPEILIADADGEPVRNDAGHPVTYPMSVDAILSIEDGQDVSAGDVVARIPREGAKTKDITGGLPRVAELFEARRPKDHAIIAEIDGYVRYGRDYKNKRRISIEPADESLEPVEYMVPKGKHIPVQEGDYVQKGDYIMDGNPAPHDILSIMGVEALADYMINEVQEVYRLQGVKINDKHIEVVVRQMLQKWEILDSGETTLLKGEHVDKAEFDAANEKAIERGKRPAQGEPILLGITKASLQTRSFISAASFQETTRVLTEASVQGKRDKLVGLKENVIVGRLIPAGTGGATLKVRSIAQGRDNVVIEARREEAEAAAALAAPDANDVVGGDDFDNFVETPESRED
- a CDS encoding helix-turn-helix transcriptional regulator, whose product is MKNRIQDLRRQRGWSQADLASQLGVSRQTVNALERGRYDPSLPLAFTIARVLGESIEDIFQPDPE